The following coding sequences lie in one Arachis ipaensis cultivar K30076 chromosome B03, Araip1.1, whole genome shotgun sequence genomic window:
- the LOC107633725 gene encoding WUSCHEL-related homeobox 9 isoform X2, which translates to MASSNRHWPSMFKSKPCNQFQHDMVSTTNASCHRSAPYNPISGLGCDEKSPEPKPRWNPKPEQIRILEAIFNSGMVNPPRDEIRKIRMQLQEYGQVGDANVFYWFQNRKSRSKHKLRHLTNNNNRNNNTPSPSPPPQPQFISATTNSSSSSSSDKSSPKFVPAFTDVVMLLPNSPTASVNQNYFHHNETNNNNTINHLLVPPPLPIEPFFPVFHNSSGVVATTEISNSVMNNHQPPHLVYQENVDPCTDLLLSEIMSHGGVEPSSKRYHEQDKAAATVKIRQPQQYISFCPVSTPPPSFTNTTATPITVPSPFQGGGCGSGDASAAKCTVYINDMACEVDVGPFNVRHAFGDEAVLIDSSGHTVLTDDWGVTLHPLQHGFSYYLIWFLSFFLSPP; encoded by the exons ATGGCATCCTCGAACAGACATTGGCCAAGCATGTTTAAATCGAAGCCTTGCAACCAGTTTCAGCATGACATGGTCTCAACTACTAATGCATCTTGCCACAGATCAGCCCCTTATAATCCTATTTCAG GATTAGGATGTGATGAGAAGAGTCCAGAACCGAAGCCAAGATGGAACCCAAAACCAGAACAAATCCGGATTCTGGAGGCGATATTCAATTCTGGAATGGTGAATCCTCCAAGGGATGAGATAAGGAAGATAAGGATGCAGTTACAGGAGTACGGTCAAGTGGGTGACGCCAACGTCTTCTACTGGTTCCAGAACCGCAAATCAAGGAGCAAGCACAAGCTTCGCCACctcactaataataataataggaatAACAACACTCCATCACCGTCACCGCCGCCGCAGCCACAATTCATCTCAGCCACTACCAactcatcctcctcctcttcctctgacAAATCATCTCCAAAGTTCGTTCCCGCTTTCACCGATGTGGTGATGCTGCTGCCTAATTCTCCAACAGCCTCTGTGAACCAGAACTACTTTCATCACAACGAAACCAATAATAACAACACTATCAATCATCTTTTGGTTCCTCCACCACTACCGATCGAACCATTCTTCCCTGTGTTCCATAATAGTAGTGGCGTGGTTGCAACTACTGAGATCTCTAATAGTGTGATGAATAATCATCAACCTCCTCATCTTGTTTATCAAGAAAACGTTGATCCTTGCACTGATCTGCTCCTTAGCGAAATCATGAGCCATGGAGGAGTAGAACCGTCCTCTAAGAGATACCATGAACAAGACAAGGCAGCGGCCACCGTCAAGATTAGGCAGCCACAACAATACATCAGCTTCTGTCCGGTTTCAACTCCTCCTCCTTCCTTCACTAACACAACCGCTACACCTATTACTGTTCCATCCCCATTTCAAG GTGGTGGTTGTGGTAGTGGTGATGCGTCAGCGGCGAAATGTACGGTGTACATAAATGACATGGCATGCGAAGTCGATGTGGGTCCCTTTAACGTGCGTCACGCTTTTGGTGATGAGGCGGTGCTTATCGATTCCTCCGGCCACACCGTTCTCACCGATGACTGGGGCGTCACCCTCCACCCTCTCCAGCATGGCTTCTCTTACTATCTCATCTggtttctttccttctttctctcgccaccataa
- the LOC107633725 gene encoding WUSCHEL-related homeobox 9 isoform X1 produces the protein MASSNRHWPSMFKSKPCNQFQHDMVSTTNASCHRSAPYNPISGLGCDEKSPEPKPRWNPKPEQIRILEAIFNSGMVNPPRDEIRKIRMQLQEYGQVGDANVFYWFQNRKSRSKHKLRHLTNNNNRNNNTPSPSPPPQPQFISATTNSSSSSSSDKSSPKFVPAFTDVVMLLPNSPTASVNQNYFHHNETNNNNTINHLLVPPPLPIEPFFPVFHNSSGVVATTEISNSVMNNHQPPHLVYQENVDPCTDLLLSEIMSHGGVEPSSKRYHEQDKAAATVKIRQPQQYISFCPVSTPPPSFTNTTATPITVPSPFQGAGGGCGSGDASAAKCTVYINDMACEVDVGPFNVRHAFGDEAVLIDSSGHTVLTDDWGVTLHPLQHGFSYYLIWFLSFFLSPP, from the exons ATGGCATCCTCGAACAGACATTGGCCAAGCATGTTTAAATCGAAGCCTTGCAACCAGTTTCAGCATGACATGGTCTCAACTACTAATGCATCTTGCCACAGATCAGCCCCTTATAATCCTATTTCAG GATTAGGATGTGATGAGAAGAGTCCAGAACCGAAGCCAAGATGGAACCCAAAACCAGAACAAATCCGGATTCTGGAGGCGATATTCAATTCTGGAATGGTGAATCCTCCAAGGGATGAGATAAGGAAGATAAGGATGCAGTTACAGGAGTACGGTCAAGTGGGTGACGCCAACGTCTTCTACTGGTTCCAGAACCGCAAATCAAGGAGCAAGCACAAGCTTCGCCACctcactaataataataataggaatAACAACACTCCATCACCGTCACCGCCGCCGCAGCCACAATTCATCTCAGCCACTACCAactcatcctcctcctcttcctctgacAAATCATCTCCAAAGTTCGTTCCCGCTTTCACCGATGTGGTGATGCTGCTGCCTAATTCTCCAACAGCCTCTGTGAACCAGAACTACTTTCATCACAACGAAACCAATAATAACAACACTATCAATCATCTTTTGGTTCCTCCACCACTACCGATCGAACCATTCTTCCCTGTGTTCCATAATAGTAGTGGCGTGGTTGCAACTACTGAGATCTCTAATAGTGTGATGAATAATCATCAACCTCCTCATCTTGTTTATCAAGAAAACGTTGATCCTTGCACTGATCTGCTCCTTAGCGAAATCATGAGCCATGGAGGAGTAGAACCGTCCTCTAAGAGATACCATGAACAAGACAAGGCAGCGGCCACCGTCAAGATTAGGCAGCCACAACAATACATCAGCTTCTGTCCGGTTTCAACTCCTCCTCCTTCCTTCACTAACACAACCGCTACACCTATTACTGTTCCATCCCCATTTCAAG GTGCAGGTGGTGGTTGTGGTAGTGGTGATGCGTCAGCGGCGAAATGTACGGTGTACATAAATGACATGGCATGCGAAGTCGATGTGGGTCCCTTTAACGTGCGTCACGCTTTTGGTGATGAGGCGGTGCTTATCGATTCCTCCGGCCACACCGTTCTCACCGATGACTGGGGCGTCACCCTCCACCCTCTCCAGCATGGCTTCTCTTACTATCTCATCTggtttctttccttctttctctcgccaccataa